The following coding sequences are from one Capsicum annuum cultivar UCD-10X-F1 chromosome 3, UCD10Xv1.1, whole genome shotgun sequence window:
- the LOC107862794 gene encoding dolichyl-diphosphooligosaccharide--protein glycosyltransferase subunit STT3B, translating to MEKATDLFSLKSLKLKTKQQELLLRISILGLVYILAFITRLFSVLRYESMIHEFDPYFNYRTTLYLTQKGFYDFWNWFDSESWYPLGRIIGGTLYPGLMVTAAFIYWTLRFLRFAVHIREVCVLTAPFFASNTTLVAYFFGKELWDSGAGLVAAALIAICPGYISRSVAGSYDNEGVAIFALLLTFYLFVKAVKTGSLAWSLASAFGYFYMVSAWGGYVFIINLIPLYVLVLLVVGRYSMRLYVAYNCMYILGMLLAMQIRFVGFQHVQSGEHMAAMGVFFLMQVFYFLDWLKHLLNDQKLFQAFLRITLTCAISVGAIALGVGTASGYISPWTGRFYSLLDPTYAKDHIPIIASVSEHQPTAWSSFMFDFHILLILFPAGLYFCFKRLSDATIFIVMYGLTSMYFAGVMVRLILVATPAVCLISAIAVSATIKNLSQLVRTKAKPTQGGSGKGTTSTKASSKGALDRSLPYQRNGAIALLVGAFYLLTRYAIHCTWVTSEAYSSPSIVLAARGAHGNRVIFDDYREAYYWLRQNTPQDAKVMSWWDYGYQITAMGNRTVIVDNNTWNNTHIATVGRAMSSYEDEAYEIMRSLDVDYVLVVFGGVTGYSSDDINKFLWMVRIGGGVFPVIKEPDYLVNGEYRVDKGAAPKMLNCLMYKLSYYRFGELTTEYGQPPGYDRARGVEIGNKDIKLEYLEEAFTTSNWIVRIYKVKPPKNRW from the exons ATGGAGAAAGCAACGGATCTATTTTCACTGAAATCACTTAAGCTGAAAACGAAGCAACAGGAGCTTCTCCTACGGATTTCGATCCTCGGACTCGTATACATTCTCGCATTTATAACGCGGTTATTCAGTGTGTTGAGATATGAGAGCATGATCCATGAATTTGATCCGTATTTCAATTACAGGACGACGTTATATTTGACTCAGAAAGGTTTTTATGACTTCTGGAATTGGTTTGATTCGGAGAGCTGGTATCCACTTGGACGTATCATTGGTGGTACGCTTTATCCTGGACTTATGGTTACTGCTGCTTTTATCTACTGGACACTCAGATTCCTCag GTTTGCTGTCCATATACGTGAGGTTTGTGTGCTCACAGCGCCCTTTTTTGCTTCCAACACAACCCTTGTTGCTTACTTCTTTGGGAAAGAGTTATGGGATTCTGGTGCCGGGCTTGTGGCTGCAGCATTAATTGCTATCTGCCCTGGTTACATCTCAAGGTCGGTGGCAGGATCATATGACAATGAGGGGGTCGCAATATTTGCTCTGTTGCTTACTTTCTATTTATTCGTTAAGGCTGTGAAAACAGGTTCACTTGCTTGGTCTCTGGCCTCAGCTTTTGGGTACTTCTACATGGTTTCAGCTTGGGGTGGTTATGTCTTTATCATTAATCTTATCCCACTGTATGTGCTGGTACTCTTGGTTGTCGGAAGATATTCGATGAGGCTATATGTGGCTTACAACTGCATGTATATTTTAGGAATGCTGCTTGCAATGCAAATTCGTTTTGTGGGTTTTCAGCATGTACAGTCAGGAGAACATATGGCAGCAATGGGAGTATTTTTCTTGATGCAG GTGTTTTATTTCTTGGATTGGTTGAAACATCTACTGAATGATCAGAAGTTGTTTCAAGCTTTCTTAAGGATAACATTGACTTGTGCTATAAGTGTGGGTGCCATTGCTCTCGGAGTTGGCACTGCTTCTGGTTATATCTCTCCCTGGACTGGTCGGTTTTACTCACTTCTGGATCCAACTTACGCGAAAGACCACATTCCCATTATTGCTTCTGTTTCTGAGCATCAGCCAACTGCATGGTCGTCTTTCATGtttgattttcatatattgcTAATCCTTTTCCCGGCGGGTCTGTATTTCTGCTTCAAACGACTGTCGGATGCTACTATATTTATCGTGATGTACGGGCTTACCAGCATGTACTTTGCTGGGGTCATGGTTCGATTGATTCTTGTTGCTACACCCGCGGTATGCCTCATCAGTGCTATTGCTGTCTCGGCAACTATCAAGAATTTAAGTCAGTTGGTGAGGACAAAAGCAAAGCCTACTCAAGGTGGCTCTGGTAAAGGAACAACTAGCACAAAGGCTTCCTCAAAG GGTGCGCTTGATCGTTCTTTGCCCTACCAAAGAAATGGAGCAATTGCATTGCTTGTTGGTGCTTTCTATTTGTTGACTAGATATGCAATCCATTGTACCTGGGTGACATCAGAGGCGTACTCATCTCCCTCCATTGTCCTAGCTGCCAGGGGTGCCCATGGGAATAGGGTTATCTTCGATGACTACCGTGAAGCGTATTATTGGTTGAGACAAAACACTCCTCAGGATGCTAAGGTGATGTCTTGGTGGGATTATGGTTATCAGATCACTGCCATGGGTAACAGGACTGTGATTGTAGATAATAATACCTGGAACAACACACATATAGCTACAGTAGGAAGAGCGATGTCATCTTATGAGGATGAAGCATACGAGATAATGAGATCACTGGATGTGGATTATGTATTGGTTGTGTTTGGAGGTGTGACTGGTTATTCATCTGATGACATAAACAA ATTCTTGTGGATGGTGAGAATAGGTGGCGGAGTTTTTCCTGTCATCAAAGAACCAGATTACCTTGTCAATGGCGAGTATCGTGTTGACAAAGGTGCTGCGCCTAAGATGTTGAACTGTCTGAT GTACAAGCTATCTTATTATCGCTTTGGTGAACTGACAACAGAATATGGCCAGCCTCCTGG ATATGATAGAGCCAGAGGGGTTGAAATAGGAAACAAGGACATCAAACTGGAATACTTGGAAGAGGCGTTCACGACATCTAATTGGATAGTCAGAATTTATAAAGTCAAACCACCCAAGAACAGGTGGTAA